A portion of the Ralstonia nicotianae genome contains these proteins:
- a CDS encoding nitrate reductase subunit alpha: MSHFLDRLKFLTHVRSTFADGHGAVVNEDRRWEDGYRSRWQHDKIVRSTHGVNCTGSCSWKVYVKNGLITWETQQTDYPRTRPDLPNHEPRGCPRGASYSWYVYSAQRVKTPLIRGRLMQMWREARKTMDPVAAWESISQNPEKAKRYKSVRGQGGFVRADWDTATEIIAAANAYTIKRYGPDRVVGFSPIPAMSMVSYAAGARYLSLIGGVCLSFYDWYCDLPPASPQVWGEQTDVPESADWYNSTYLMVWGSNVPQTRTPDAHFYTEVRYKGTKTVAISSDYGEMVKFGDIWLAPKQGTDAALAMAMGHVVLKEFHATGKSAYFRDYVKQYTDMPMLVLLREAENGSYTSDHFLRASHLAGNHGEANNPEWKTLLIDAPTGRLVVPNGTIGLRWNEAQHDGGAKVGRWNLELKDAADGAAIDPLLSLNGAHDEVVDVGFPYFGGEHDARLLRRVPVKRVTLADGNTARIATVYDLQLANYGVDQGLGGPNVAAGFDDDVPYTPAWQEKHTGVPRQQVIQVAREFADNADRTRGKSMVIVGAALNHWYHNDMIYRGIINLLMMCGCIGQSGGGWAHYVGQEKLRPQFGWAPLAFGLDWSRPPRQMNGTSFFYSHTSQWRHEKLSVDEILSPTADRARYDGLSLLDLNARSERMGWLPSAPQLNANPLDVTDAAQAAGQEPVAYTVEQLKAGKLRFACEDPDHPDNFPRNMFVWRSNILGSSGKGHEYFLKYLLGTQNALFSDESAAIKPAEVEVREAAEGKLDLLTVLDFRMSTTCLYGDIVLPTATWYEKDDLNTSDMHPFIHPLSEAVQPLWESKTDWEIYKTIAKKFTEIAGPLLGTRRDLVCTPLMHDTPGELGQPFAPRDWKHGECDLIPGKTAPAMTVVERNYADIYRKFTSVGPLLDKLGNGGKGINWDTEHEVHELAGLTHKVTTPGVSQGRPRLETATDAAEMILTFAPETNGHVAVKAWDALSKITGRDHTHLAVGREHDKIRFRDVQAQPRKIISAPTWSGLESEEVSYNAGYTNVHELIPWRTLTGRQQFYQDHRWMLDFGEGVCLYKPPIDTKTVQPMLGKHSNGNPELVLNWITPHQKWGIHSTYSDNLRMLTLSRGGPHVWVSEPEAKAAGLRDNDWVEVFNVNGTLTARLVVSQRVPRGMCLMYHAQEKIVNVPGAETSGMRGGIHNSVTRTVTKPTHMIGGYAQLAYGFNYYGTVGSNRDEFVIVRKMQRIDWMEEQLAETLPGASQ, translated from the coding sequence ATGAGTCACTTTCTCGATCGCCTGAAGTTCCTCACCCATGTCCGGTCGACCTTTGCCGACGGCCATGGCGCCGTCGTCAACGAAGACCGCCGCTGGGAAGACGGTTACCGCAGCCGCTGGCAGCACGACAAGATCGTGCGCTCCACCCACGGCGTGAACTGCACGGGTTCCTGCTCGTGGAAGGTCTACGTCAAGAACGGCCTGATCACGTGGGAAACCCAGCAGACCGACTACCCGCGCACCCGCCCCGACCTGCCCAACCACGAGCCGCGCGGCTGCCCGCGCGGCGCGTCGTACAGCTGGTATGTCTACTCCGCCCAGCGCGTGAAGACGCCGCTGATCCGCGGCCGCCTGATGCAGATGTGGCGCGAGGCCCGCAAGACCATGGACCCGGTCGCCGCCTGGGAATCCATCAGCCAGAACCCGGAGAAGGCCAAGCGCTACAAGAGCGTGCGCGGCCAGGGCGGCTTCGTGCGCGCCGACTGGGACACCGCCACCGAGATCATCGCCGCAGCCAACGCCTACACCATCAAGCGCTACGGCCCCGACCGCGTGGTCGGCTTTTCGCCCATCCCGGCCATGTCGATGGTCAGCTACGCGGCCGGCGCGCGTTACCTGAGCCTGATCGGCGGGGTGTGCCTGTCGTTCTATGACTGGTACTGCGACCTGCCGCCCGCCAGCCCGCAAGTGTGGGGCGAGCAGACCGACGTGCCGGAATCGGCCGACTGGTACAACTCCACCTACCTGATGGTGTGGGGCTCCAACGTGCCGCAGACCCGCACGCCGGACGCGCACTTCTACACCGAAGTCCGCTACAAGGGCACCAAGACCGTGGCGATCTCGTCCGACTACGGCGAGATGGTCAAGTTCGGCGACATCTGGCTCGCCCCCAAGCAGGGCACCGACGCCGCGCTGGCCATGGCGATGGGCCACGTGGTGCTCAAGGAATTCCACGCGACGGGCAAGTCCGCCTACTTCCGCGACTACGTCAAGCAGTACACCGACATGCCGATGCTGGTCCTGCTGCGCGAGGCTGAAAACGGCAGCTACACCAGCGACCACTTCCTGCGCGCCTCGCACTTGGCCGGCAACCACGGCGAGGCCAACAACCCCGAGTGGAAGACGCTGCTGATCGACGCGCCGACCGGCCGGCTGGTCGTGCCCAACGGCACCATCGGCCTGCGCTGGAACGAAGCGCAGCACGACGGCGGCGCCAAGGTCGGGCGCTGGAACCTCGAACTGAAGGACGCCGCCGACGGCGCGGCGATCGACCCGCTGCTGTCGCTGAACGGTGCGCACGACGAGGTGGTGGACGTCGGCTTCCCGTACTTCGGCGGCGAGCACGATGCGCGGCTCCTGCGCCGCGTGCCGGTCAAGCGCGTGACGCTGGCCGACGGCAACACCGCGCGCATCGCCACCGTCTACGACCTCCAACTGGCCAACTACGGCGTCGACCAGGGCCTGGGCGGCCCCAACGTCGCCGCCGGCTTTGACGACGACGTGCCCTACACCCCGGCCTGGCAGGAAAAGCACACCGGCGTGCCGCGCCAGCAGGTGATCCAGGTGGCGCGCGAATTTGCCGACAACGCCGACCGCACGCGCGGCAAGAGCATGGTCATCGTCGGCGCCGCGCTGAACCACTGGTACCACAACGACATGATCTACCGCGGCATCATCAACCTGCTGATGATGTGCGGCTGTATCGGCCAGAGCGGCGGCGGCTGGGCGCACTACGTGGGGCAGGAGAAGCTGCGCCCGCAGTTCGGCTGGGCACCGCTGGCGTTCGGGCTGGACTGGTCGCGTCCGCCGCGCCAGATGAACGGCACCTCGTTCTTCTACAGCCACACCAGCCAGTGGCGGCACGAGAAGCTCTCGGTGGACGAGATCCTCAGCCCCACGGCCGACCGCGCGCGCTACGACGGCCTGTCGCTGCTGGACCTGAACGCCCGCAGCGAGCGCATGGGCTGGCTGCCTTCCGCGCCGCAGCTCAACGCCAACCCGCTCGACGTGACCGATGCCGCGCAGGCGGCCGGCCAGGAGCCGGTGGCCTACACCGTCGAGCAGCTCAAGGCCGGCAAGCTGCGCTTCGCCTGCGAAGACCCGGACCACCCGGACAACTTCCCGCGCAACATGTTCGTCTGGCGCTCGAACATCCTGGGCAGCTCGGGCAAGGGCCATGAGTATTTCCTGAAGTACCTGCTCGGCACGCAGAACGCGCTGTTCAGCGATGAGTCCGCCGCCATCAAGCCGGCCGAAGTGGAAGTGCGCGAAGCGGCCGAAGGCAAGCTCGACCTGCTGACGGTGCTGGACTTCCGCATGAGCACGACCTGCCTGTACGGCGACATCGTGCTGCCCACCGCCACCTGGTACGAGAAGGACGACCTCAACACGTCCGACATGCACCCGTTCATCCACCCGCTGTCGGAGGCGGTGCAGCCGCTGTGGGAGTCCAAGACCGACTGGGAGATCTACAAGACCATCGCCAAGAAGTTCACGGAAATCGCCGGGCCACTGCTGGGCACGCGCCGCGACCTGGTCTGCACGCCGCTCATGCATGACACCCCGGGCGAACTCGGCCAGCCGTTTGCCCCCCGTGACTGGAAGCACGGCGAGTGCGACCTGATCCCGGGCAAGACCGCGCCGGCCATGACGGTGGTCGAGCGCAACTATGCCGACATCTATCGCAAATTCACCTCGGTCGGGCCGCTGCTGGACAAGCTCGGCAACGGCGGCAAGGGCATCAACTGGGATACTGAGCACGAGGTGCACGAGCTCGCCGGCCTGACGCACAAGGTGACCACGCCCGGCGTCAGCCAGGGCCGCCCGCGCCTGGAGACGGCCACCGACGCGGCCGAGATGATCCTGACCTTCGCGCCCGAGACCAACGGCCACGTGGCGGTCAAGGCATGGGACGCGCTGTCGAAGATCACCGGCCGCGACCACACGCATCTGGCCGTCGGCCGCGAGCACGACAAGATCCGCTTCCGCGACGTGCAGGCGCAGCCGCGCAAGATCATCTCCGCGCCGACGTGGTCGGGGCTGGAGTCCGAAGAGGTCAGCTACAACGCCGGCTACACCAATGTGCACGAGCTCATTCCATGGCGCACGCTCACCGGCCGCCAGCAGTTCTACCAGGACCACCGCTGGATGCTCGACTTCGGCGAGGGCGTGTGCCTGTACAAGCCGCCCATCGACACCAAGACCGTGCAGCCGATGCTGGGCAAGCATAGCAACGGCAACCCGGAGCTGGTGCTGAACTGGATCACGCCGCACCAGAAGTGGGGCATCCACTCGACCTACTCCGACAACCTGCGCATGCTCACGCTCTCGCGCGGCGGGCCGCACGTCTGGGTGTCCGAACCCGAGGCGAAAGCCGCGGGCCTGCGCGACAACGACTGGGTGGAGGTCTTCAACGTCAACGGCACGCTCACGGCGCGACTGGTGGTCAGCCAGCGCGTACCGCGCGGCATGTGCCTGATGTACCACGCGCAAGAGAAGATCGTGAACGTGCCGGGCGCCGAGACCAGCGGCATGCGCGGCGGTATCCACAACTCCGTCACCCGCACCGTCACCAAGCCCACGCACATGATCGGCGGCTATGCGCAGCTGGCCTACGGCTTCAACTACTACGGCACCGTAGGCAGCAACCGCGACGAATTCGTGATCGTGCGCAAGATGCAGCGCATCGATTGGATGGAAGAACAACTGGCCGAAACACTCCCGGGAGCCTCGCAATGA
- the narH gene encoding nitrate reductase subunit beta, which produces MKIRAQVAMVLNLDKCIGCHTCSVTCKNVWTSRDGVEYAWFNNVETKPGVGYPKQWENQDKWQGGWQRNADGKLTPRQGGKLKILANLFANPNLPQIDDYYEPFTYDYARLQNAPLSQTPPTARPVSAITGKTMEKIEWGPNWEDDLAGEFDSRGRDQLFEDIQKEMYSTFENTFMMYLPRLCEHCLNPTCVASCPSGSVYKREEDGIVLVDQDKCRGWRMCVSGCPYKKIYFNWQSGKAEKCVFCFPRIEAGQPTVCSETCVGRIRYLGVMLYDADRIEAAASVENTQDLYNAQLDVFLDPHDPAIQAEALRQGIAQNWIDAAVKSPVYKMACEWKVAFPLHPEYRTLPMVWYIPPLSPIQSAAESGVMGMDGMIPDVKSLRIPVRYLANLLTAGEEAPVVSALERMLAMRAYKRAQTVHGAQDLDVLQQVGLTPAQVEDMYQIMAIANYEDRFVIPASHKEMTQDSFDEKGACGFSFGNGCSGGVSEGTLFGRKKASVSTISMPVSRKKTSAA; this is translated from the coding sequence ATGAAAATCCGTGCCCAGGTGGCCATGGTCCTCAATCTGGACAAATGCATCGGCTGCCATACCTGCTCCGTGACGTGCAAGAACGTCTGGACCTCGCGCGACGGCGTGGAATACGCCTGGTTCAACAACGTCGAAACCAAGCCCGGCGTGGGCTACCCCAAGCAATGGGAGAACCAGGACAAGTGGCAGGGCGGCTGGCAGCGCAACGCCGACGGCAAGCTCACGCCGCGCCAGGGCGGCAAGCTGAAGATCCTCGCCAACCTGTTCGCCAACCCGAACCTGCCGCAGATCGACGACTACTACGAGCCCTTCACCTACGACTACGCGCGCCTGCAGAACGCGCCGCTGTCGCAGACGCCGCCCACCGCTCGCCCGGTCTCCGCCATCACCGGCAAGACCATGGAGAAGATCGAATGGGGCCCGAACTGGGAAGATGACCTGGCCGGCGAGTTCGACTCGCGTGGCCGCGACCAGCTCTTCGAAGACATCCAGAAGGAGATGTACTCGACCTTCGAGAACACCTTCATGATGTACCTGCCGCGCCTGTGCGAACACTGCCTGAACCCGACCTGCGTGGCCTCGTGCCCGTCGGGCTCGGTGTACAAGCGCGAGGAAGACGGCATCGTGCTGGTCGACCAGGACAAGTGCCGCGGCTGGCGCATGTGCGTGTCGGGCTGCCCATACAAGAAGATCTACTTCAACTGGCAGAGCGGCAAGGCGGAGAAGTGCGTGTTCTGCTTCCCCCGCATCGAGGCCGGGCAGCCGACGGTGTGCTCGGAGACCTGCGTGGGCCGCATCCGCTACCTGGGCGTGATGCTGTACGACGCCGACCGCATCGAGGCCGCCGCCAGCGTGGAAAACACGCAGGACCTGTACAACGCGCAGCTCGACGTGTTTCTCGACCCGCACGACCCGGCCATCCAGGCCGAGGCGCTGCGCCAGGGCATCGCGCAGAACTGGATCGACGCGGCGGTCAAGTCGCCGGTCTACAAGATGGCCTGCGAGTGGAAGGTGGCCTTCCCGCTGCACCCGGAATACCGCACGCTGCCGATGGTCTGGTACATCCCGCCGCTGTCGCCGATCCAGTCGGCGGCGGAGTCCGGCGTCATGGGCATGGACGGCATGATCCCCGACGTGAAGAGCCTGCGCATTCCGGTGCGCTACCTCGCCAACCTGCTCACCGCGGGCGAAGAGGCACCGGTGGTCAGCGCGCTCGAACGCATGCTGGCCATGCGCGCCTACAAGCGCGCGCAGACCGTGCACGGCGCGCAGGATCTCGACGTGCTGCAGCAGGTGGGCCTCACGCCCGCGCAGGTGGAAGACATGTACCAGATCATGGCGATCGCCAACTACGAAGACCGCTTCGTCATCCCGGCCTCGCACAAGGAGATGACGCAGGACAGCTTTGACGAGAAGGGCGCGTGCGGCTTCAGCTTCGGCAACGGCTGCTCGGGCGGCGTGTCCGAGGGCACGCTCTTCGGGCGCAAGAAGGCCAGCGTGTCGACCATCAGCATGCCGGTCTCGCGCAAGAAGACCAGCGCAGCCTGA
- the narJ gene encoding nitrate reductase molybdenum cofactor assembly chaperone: MTQPSLYHLLSTLLAYPEPELLDALPEIDRLLSATPDAHRRLAPLLDTLRGTDLITLQEHYVATFDRNPSHALHLFEHVHGESRDRGQAMVDLIEEYRKYGVEPAANELPDYVPLFLEVLGHMDATGHGEQATTLLGDAIHVLAAVGERLARDGTSYAAVFDVLLTRSDVQPQPLTEPPIRDMDEAMEHFGPGADGVEPLLRPAPTAEQPVQFHPRKGAAAHPTPL, encoded by the coding sequence ATGACCCAGCCTTCGCTGTACCACCTGCTCTCCACCCTGCTCGCCTACCCCGAGCCGGAGCTGCTGGACGCCCTGCCCGAGATCGACCGCCTGCTCAGCGCCACCCCCGATGCACACCGGCGGCTGGCGCCGCTGCTCGACACGCTGCGCGGCACCGATCTCATCACCTTGCAGGAACACTACGTTGCCACCTTCGACCGTAACCCGTCGCATGCGCTGCATCTGTTCGAGCACGTGCACGGCGAGAGCCGCGACCGCGGCCAGGCCATGGTCGACCTGATCGAGGAGTACCGCAAATACGGCGTCGAGCCCGCTGCCAACGAGCTGCCGGACTACGTGCCGCTGTTCCTGGAAGTGCTCGGCCACATGGACGCGACCGGGCACGGCGAGCAAGCCACGACCTTGCTGGGCGACGCCATCCACGTGCTGGCCGCCGTCGGCGAGCGCCTGGCGCGCGACGGCACGTCCTACGCCGCCGTCTTCGATGTCCTGCTCACGCGCAGCGACGTGCAGCCGCAGCCGCTGACCGAGCCGCCCATCCGCGACATGGACGAGGCCATGGAGCACTTCGGCCCCGGCGCGGACGGCGTCGAGCCGCTGCTGCGCCCCGCGCCGACGGCGGAGCAGCCCGTGCAGTTCCACCCGCGCAAGGGCGCGGCTGCGCACCCCACCCCTCTGTGA